Part of the Fusarium musae strain F31 chromosome 3, whole genome shotgun sequence genome, TGCTCAGCCCCAATCTGCTGCTCTATGCAACATTGAGGATGACGCTGTTCCCGAGGCTGCAGAGGCTGTGGTGTCCCCTCCTACTGAGGCAAAGTCCACAAGAGACGCCAAATTTGTCAAGCGAGAAGAGGACAGTCACATTGGTCGTATGGCTCGCTGCATGAGTCTCTTCAAGATGCGCAGCAAACCCGAGCCTCAGGCACCAGTCAACCAACCCAAGCACGCCACTCTCTCACCAACAAAGTCTTGTCTCAAGCCATCTAATTCTCTGGCTGGCATTGTTCTTGACAGAATCGAGGAAGGCAGCCCTCAAGAGCCTGTCCCAGTACCCAAGCCACCAAAAAGCGCCAGTATTACTTTCGATCTAGACGAGACAGCCGAGAGTGACAAGTCCAAGCGCAAGTTaaagtccaagtccaagtaCTATTTCAATTTCAACCCCTTTAGCAAATCAAGCTCTGAGGAGACCCAGGACACttccgatgaggaagaagaacttgATCCAGACTCACCATTTGCAGCACAAGACGTGGAAATACAACGCCGTCTGGCACGAGCTGATGTCCATCGCGACGCAAATGAACGCGCAGCTATTATTCGAGGCGCGCTGGACTTTCTCTTGGTTGTCTCCGATAGAGTCGACAGTGTTGCTGCTGATCGCATCGGTGTTCTATTGGACAAGACTGGGGATAGGTGTCTTGGGAGCTATACTGGGGAAGAAAAGGATCACGTGAATCCTCACCAGTATGGCAACAAGGTTAGCCAGAGCCTGTACCGCTCCAAGGAGACGGCTATGTCTTATAAATGAAGACGACGGTCTCGAAACACTGTTCGTTTGGAAGGTCCTTGGATGTGAGGGGCTGTCCGCAATTCCATTATTGGCGGATCTTACTTTTTCTGGGTGAATATTCGATGGTTTTTATTTGGTCTGACGTTGGAGTTGAATGAAAGGAGTTGGGGTTATTGGAGCATATGGGAAGATTGATTATACACCACAGCGGCAACTCAGTTGATGAAAGAGGTTGCAATAACATAGATACCCATTATTGacgaaaaaaaagtcttttttgtTTCTCAAAATGTTCAGACCTTTATGATCTTTTAGTGGCATGTCTAGTAAGTTCTTTGTGCTGATTTGTCTCAAGTCTCAACACGTCTACTCTCATAACCCTTCATCCGTGACCCCTTCTTTATGTCTGCCACAGTGTGAGCCTCATCGCGTTCAATTCACTGAAGTGACTTGACATATTGTGATCTAGGAAAACAAGGGAGAAAAGCTTGAAGGATAATAGATTTTTGGGTCGTTAAAATTATTATCACAACGTCATGTGGCTCTATCGTGCAGTCATGGATAGTAGACGGTCGTGACACAAGATTGCTTGTCACACTTTGCATGGTTCCCCCATGTCGTGAGTAAATCGTTCATTTAGTGGATGCTCGATACTTCCAGTCAAATTTattctcattcttctctttatGTTCTTTAATTCTACAGATAATGGTTCCttactctctctctctcttattGTGGTCGAAGCTCCTAGAATGGTATGTCGACTTGTGGCATACCCTCACGGAAAGTTCTGTTGATCGCTAGCCTTACTAGATGTTGTTTCTGTAGTCACCCATACCCAAACCTTGAGCGCCACAAATGGACGGCTCATGAAGCGGCTCGGGACCGGGCTCAGCCGAGACATCATCTTCTGTTCTTGGGGCAGATCACAAGTCTCAGGCAAAACACGCGCGAGTTCCGGCCTGGATATATGTGCCGCAGCTCAAATATATCCGGACCAATGAGCCTACTACTTTCTTCCGATTGGTTCATCGAGCCATGAGGCGTTTCCTGTGCCGTTGCGGAGTAGTTACGTGGTTGGGCACCAGGTTTCGGAAGCCGGGCCACCCATCGTCCCTCTGGCGATGGTGTTTCTGAACGACTCTGTCAGTCTCTTGGATCTTTGCCGCCGCTTTCTATCTTTACACTTCATTCCTCTACTGTCCTGGGAACAAAGACTTTGCTTGTGGCCTCAGCGGCTATCCTTATTTGCGGCGCCACGGCGGTTAGGAGAGTGATTGACATAGACTATGAGAAATAGGGCATGGAGAATTATCTGTCTACCACTATGTTACACCAATATGCGTATAACTTCGGCGCTTTTCTCGTTACATGCTTCTTGTGCCACTCGCTTGCCTAGAATTTACATCTTTGCTGTCGTACATGACCCGTTCACCATGTCGTACGCCACGGCGTAACCAGGTAATGCCATCCTCTCCACTAAGAGGCGACCTCGTGTCTCATATGTACTGGTCATCCTGGAAAGACTAGTATCGCCCCCATTTCAAGTACCTTTTGTTAAATCCGATTATGTTTAGGAACCCTTCCATCCCATAGTGATATAGGAAGGGGGAACATAGAGGCCATGTTTAGCAGCGTAGCAATCATGCGGGGTATTTGCATTACATAGTTGCCATGCAATGAGCCAGGATGTAACCTTATTTCTTAGGGTATACTATTCAGCCCAGGTCTTCTAGCGTTCCTGTTCGACGATGTTCTTTTCTCTAGGCCAATCATTGATTGATATGATAATGTCAACAAGTGTATAATGTATGAGTTTCTCACCCTGACAGTAGCTATACGTCGATGTATACGCATGGAAAATCGTTGATATATTAGCCATTTAGAATAGGCATACAGTAGTTCTTTCGCATTTGCTGCCGTTTCTCGATACATATTCTAGTGGGGGCGAGAAATCTTGGCTCCCTTGATCTAGTTAGGTGATAGGAGTATCCAGGTAATCCAGCCCAAGGCTCTTTCAGCATTGTTTTCCAACGTCTCCAGTATTTTTGATCCCTCAGGATGCTGTTACTGGTGGGATCAGTCGCTCTGCGTGTCAAGGATGGTTTCTGCGGATACAAGTCGGTCGAGTTTTCAACTTCGGTCCCGAACTCATCCGACGCTCcctccatccatcacatcaGATCACGTCTGGAAGCATAGGATAACGAATGAGATTCTATGAGATCCCTCGCACGGCATGTAGAGGTTCTTCCTGGGTCGATCCGTCCTACGGGAGCCATTCACGAAGCTCGTCTAGCGATTGCTTTTCAGGCAAAGATGTGAGTAACTATGTAAGCCTAGAGCGAGGCCAAtatctataaaagctaaGACATTTCCCTCTCATTCTACTTTTCTGATATCCTCAATAACAGCAGTATTCCAAATATCAAACAACTATCTCAAATCTCAACTATAACTTGACAAGATGcgcttctccatcatcacttcATCCCTTCTTGTCACTCAGGGCAGCTGCCTCGCTGCTCCCCCCATCATCACGGCCCAAGGCTTCTCTCCCGTTCCGAGAAGCAATCTCGAGGCCCGTGATTCCTACGACTGCAACGGAAGCGGTCTCTGCGGTGCGATCCAGGTCAGAGACTGCGATAatgccatcaacaacagactGATTCGTAATAACGATGTCAACTATGGTGCACCTGGGTAAGTCTACTTCTGATCTGAAAACAGAGTTGTATCTAACAGTCTTTCTCAGAAGTGGGAGACCACAGACAGGTACATGCCAGGGCTACTGCGGTATCTTCATCCAGGGGAGATCTACCTGTGCTCGCACGGGCAATCAGATGTGGTATGACTATCAGGATATCAGACGAAATGGCTGCCGAATCTGTGGCAGTAAACATTGGGGAGATGGCTGCTTGACTACCATCAACCGTGTCAGTGGCTGCCCTAACTGAGACTTGACCACTGACGCTTGAAGATTCAACTCTTCACGGTTCAAGTCTCTAGCAGTATCGAGTGAGATATATCATTCTTGAATACAGGCCTTATACTTGATATGTTTGTCTTTGAGCTAGTGAGCGTAATGACTGTGTTATATCTGCTCCAGGGTGCAAAAGTACTACTTCACTCCTCTCCAGTCACTGGTGACAATTAATTATTGTAGAAGTTACCAGAAGTATTGACGAGGTACATCAAGTCAAGCtatgtttcttctcttgatcTACATAGAACTATGGAGTAAACGTCtacttcctctccctcctcttaACCATGATCTGCACACCACTCGGTGGATTATTCGCCTCAGCAATCCAATAATTCGGCGGCCTCTTCCCCTCATACTCATCCGCCAATTTGATATCATAATTTCTCAATGCATACgccaagatcatcttcatctcaaagtcaatgagGAACCGCCCCGGGCACGCATGCTTCCCATGTCCAAAGGTCAAGAACTCAGGCGATGTGGTGACAAATGTAACGGGCGGTGCTTTCTCGTCGCGACTAGCTGCTGTCTCGCGAATTCTCGAAAAACGGAACGGATCGTATTTTAAACCATCTTCGTAGAACTCGTTGTCGGTTTGTGCGGGGTGGCCCATGAAGGAGATGATTGAACCCTTGGGGACGTGGTGACCATCTTCCGTCTTGAAGTCATCGACCATGACTTTGCGAAACACTGCGCGTCCGCCGAAGGAACACAGACGAATTGACTCTCTCGCGACACTATCAGCGCGCGTCATAGCTTGAATACCACTTTTGGTCCAGTTCACAGAGTCATCAGTCCCAAGAATACGATCCATCTCATCGCGCAGGGTGGCAATCGTATTGAACTCTGCATCAGAGCCCAGCACGTTCAAAATGAGATTAACGATTTGGATCTGCGTGTTGTGAATTGATCCAAAGTTCTGAGCGACGACGCGACGAGCTAGTGACTCCATGTCGTTGACTTCATGCTGGCGATGGCGCAGAGCGTAGTTGATCATCATCTGAACTTGGTCTTGCGGTTGCGGTTCGTCGGGATGATTGTTGATCCTATCGAAGCGATGTTTGAGGAGAGGTATGATCcatttcttcatcttgtttACTTTTGTATTGACGATTTGGCCGAAGAGTGTTCCGGTTATGGGCTGTAAGATACAGGGGAGACCGCCTGTGAGACCAGcgttcatgatgaagaggtcgTTCATCTCGAGCGCAAGATTGAGATACTCTTTATTCCGACCTATTTCATCAGCAACTCCCAAAGCAATTGACATGATGGTAGACTTACAGAGTGGAAGTCCAACGGTGAAGCGACTGGCGGCCTGGGCCACGATCATCTTGACAGTCTTTGTAAGGTCAATCCTCCTCCAATTCTCCGTATCTGTACCGAACTGTTCATCAAACACCTCATGAAGTTCGTCCTTCATGTTATTCGCAATAATCTCAATCGCACGATTGAGATCatactttactataagtCCCTGCCACGCATCAACGACATATTTCTCGTGCCCAAGCGACCATCGCACTTGATCGACTTCAGCGAATGCTTGCTCCATGTCGAGAACATCCTCAGGTTGGTTGAGTACGCCTTTCATTTGGCTGTGTGGCAAGAGTACTTCTATTCTGACGCCGAAGCCAGGGATGACGACGGGTTTGCCTTTCTTGAGATACTGCGCTGTGTCAGCGGTAGTCGTTGGAAGGGGAGGGAGGCTGTACTTCATGGTATGCTTCGTAGAAGAGTGCTTGACAGTCAGTGAGGTACGCCCATCGTGTACGAAGACTAAAGCGACGAGCACCCTTTGGCTCCCTTATAAGCGGGATATCCGGTGGATAAGGAACAGAAGTGAGCTTGTCAATCACATAAATCGCAATAACCCCAATGACAACAATTGAGGCGATTCCCAGCGGACTCACCACACGAGCCAAAAGGCCCAACTCAGCAGTAGACGGCATCTTGAGAGGAATAAAGAATGACCTAGCTGCCAACATGCAGCGAGGGGCCTGCTGTATTTAATCCATCGCATGCCACTGGTGCAGAGTGACGGCTGTACATAAGCGCCTAGGCGCGGCACGGATTCCGTCATCGGCTGTCCGTTCCATGATCAAAGGGTGAATGATTGCGCTGCAGAGGAATGGCTATGGATGAGGATCCTTGTAGAATGGTAGATAGTGGTTTGACTACGCGGTAGTGCTGACGGCTGAGGCGTGAGGACATGAACTTGGCGGTTAGGTCAACTCCAAGAGTTCAGAGAATGGATTCCTAATTCAGACTGCATCACCATAAAACTGGGTCAATTATTGAAGTTGGATCAATCTCCTCCAGTGAATGTTGGATTGCGCATTGAGTCTGCGTGGTCGTGTCCGGTCCCTCGAGGATGGGAAACGTAATGTTGCAAAGTGACACTTGTTTGGCATATCGACCCAAGATCTATCGTAAGCACTTACTCACGCCCCAATTTGAGCGTGCTGGGATGTCTGAGCCAGTGAATGCGCAAGCAGAACTTCATCTGCCACACTTTTTGTAACCCGAGTACGAATATCGCTGCATATCACCCAAAACGTTTTATTGTGTGTTGGTTGGAGGTTGGTACGTGACAT contains:
- a CDS encoding hypothetical protein (EggNog:ENOG41), translating into MRFSIITSSLLVTQGSCLAAPPIITAQGFSPVPRSNLEARDSYDCNGSGLCGAIQVRDCDNAINNRLIRNNDVNYGAPGSGRPQTGTCQGYCGIFIQGRSTCARTGNQMWYDYQDIRRNGCRICGSKHWGDGCLTTINRVSGCPN